A genomic window from Triticum urartu cultivar G1812 chromosome 7, Tu2.1, whole genome shotgun sequence includes:
- the LOC125525777 gene encoding uncharacterized protein LOC125525777: MVVEGDAAPSEGEGCLLFRRFSFILVVFFSIIITIFWGFSTHVLYFVCSIQGSANRSSRQCSKRPADRQSRRADINEEAEDDEVGDQFRIVKRWKWKATVHVGVVYGDGTSFAPAVEVLQVMGMEEML; encoded by the exons ATGGTTGTAGAAGGAGATGCGGCTCCTAGTGAAGGAGAGGGATGTTTGCTTTTTCGTCGTTTTTCATTTATCCTTGTAGTATTTTTTTCAATTATAATAACTATTTTTTGGGGGTTTTCCACCCATGTTCTGTATTTTGTTTGTTCTATACAGGGGTCTGCAAACCGTTCTTCTCGGCAGTGTTCGAAACGGCCCGCCGACCGGCAGTCTCGTCGTGCTGATATCAATGAAGAGGCAGAGGATGATGAG GTTGGTGACCAATTCCGCATTGTGAAACGGTGGAAATGGAAGGCGACCGTGCATGTGGGAGTTGTATATGGAGATGGCACATCGTTTGCACCAGCTGTTGAG GTTTTACAGGTTATGGGGATGGAGGAGATGTTATAG